The following is a genomic window from Prevotella sp. E13-17.
GGCCACATGCTGAACAACACGATTCAAGACATCCTTGTCCGTCGTGCACGCATGGAGGGCAAAAACGCTTGTTGGGTGCCCGGCACCGACCACGCTTCAATTGCCACCGAGGCAAAGGTGGTTAAGAAGTTGGCTGCCGAAGGCATTAAAAAGCACGACCTGACCCGCGAGCAGTTCCTGAAGCACGCATGGGAATGGACCGACGAACACGGAGGCATCATCCTGAAGCAACTGCGTCGTCTTGGTGCCTCATGCGACTGGGATCGCACGGCATTCACCATGGACGAGAAGCGCTCTAAGAGTGTGATTAAAGTATTCGTAGATCTCTATCGCAAGGGCTACATCTATCGTGGCCTTCGCATGGTGAACTGGGATCCGAAGGCACTGACAGCCCTTTCCGACGAAGAGGTTGTATATCGTGAGGAGCAGAGCCACCTGTACTATCTGAAGTATTACGTGGCAGGCGACTGTCATGTTGACAACACAGAAGGCAACGTCATCCACAAGGACGAAAAGGGCTACTATGCCGTTGTGGCCACCACGCGCCCTGAGACCATTATGGGCGACACCGCCATGTGTATCAATCCCAAGGACCCCAAAAACCAGTGGTTGAAAGGTCGCAAGGTGATTGTTCCTTTGGTCAACCGCGAGATACCCGTTATCGAAGACCGTTACGTAGAGATTGAGTTTGGTACTGGCTGTCTGAAGGTGACACCTGCTCACGACAAAAACGACAACATGCTGGGAAAGGTTCACAACCTAGAGACCATCGACATCTTCAATGCCGACGGAACCATCAGCAACGAGAGCACGATGTATGTAGGCATGGATCGCTTTGACTGTCGCAAGCAGATTGTCAAAGACCTCGAAGCAGCAGGTCTCATGGAGAAGGTCGAGGACTATACAAATAAGGTAGGCTACTCCGAGCGCAACCCTGACACTGCCATCGAGCCACGCCTCTCGCTGCAGTGGTTCTTGAAGATGCAACACTTTGCCGACATTGCCCTGCCTCCCGTACTGAATGGTGAGATGCATTTCTACCCCCAGAAGTATGTAAACACCTATAAAAACTGGTTGGAGAATATCCAAGATTGGTGTATCAGTCGTCAGCTGTGGTGGGGTCATCGCATTCCGGCCTATTACTATGCCGAGGAGAAATTCGTCGTTGCCGAAACAGCCGAAGAGGCTTTGGAACTGGCACGCAAGGAGAGCGGCAACGCCAACTTGCAGATGGCCGACCTGAAGCAAGACGAGGACGCACTCGACACATGGTTCTCTTCATGGTTGTGGCCTGTGTCGCTTTTCGACGGCATCAACAATCCCGGCAACGAAGAAATCAACTATTATTATCCCACGAGTGACCTTGTGACCGGTCCTGACATCATTTTCTTTTGGGTAGCCCGCATGATTATGGCTGGTGAGGAATATTTAGGCAAGTTCCCCTTCAAGAATGTTTACTTCACAGGTATCGTTCGCGACAAGTTGGGACGCAAGATGTCTAAGTCGCTCGGCAACTCGCCCGATCCTATCGAACTCATTGAGAAATATGGCGCCGACGGCGTGCGTATGGGTATGATGCTCTCAGCCCCTGCCGGCAATGATATTCTCTTCGACGAAAGTCTCTGCGAACAAGGACGCAACTTCAACAACAAGATCTGGAATGCCTTCCGCCTGGTGAAAGGATGGCAAGTTTCAGACGTTGCAGCCGACAATGGCAACAAGCAGGCTGTGGCCTGGATGGAAGCACGCATCAAGCAGGCAAATGTCGAATTGCAGGATCACTTTGCAAAATATCGCATCAGCGATGCCCTGATGACCGTCTATAAACTGTTCTGGGACGAGTTCTCAAGCTGGTATCTCGAAATGGTGAAACCCGCCTATATCAATGGACAGGCTCAACCCATCGACAAGGCGACTTATGCAGCCACACTGCGCTTCTTCGAAATCTTGCTGAAGATGCTTCATCCTTTCATGCCCTTCATCACCGAAGAACTCTGGCAGGCCCTCTACGAGCGCAAGGATGGCGAAAGCATCATGCGCGACAATTTGAAGTTGGATGCACCTACAGAAGCCGACAATCAGTTGGTGGCCGACGTAGAACAGGTGAAGCAGGTAGTCAGCGGTGTTCGTATGGTTCGCAACCAGAAAAACATTGCTCCCAAGGAGAAGCTCTCTCTTCAGGCCGTAGGTCAGAATCATTTCGAAGCCTACAACGACATTATCACGAAGATGGCCAACCTGCAGGATATCACCGTAGTAGAGAGCAAAGATGCCTCTGCAGCTGCCTTTATGGTCGGCACCGATGAGTTTGCAGTTCCCGTGGGCGACATGATCGACATCGAAGAGGAAATCAAGAAGATGGAAGCTCAGATAGCCCATCTTGAAGGATTCCAGAACAGCGTCAAGAAGAAGCTCAGCAACGAGCGCTTTGTAGCCAATGCTCCCGAGGCTGTGGTAGCCTTAGAGCGCAAGAAGCTGGCAGACTCGGAAGAGAAGATTGCTGCATTGCGAGAATCCATTGCTGCGTTGAAGAAATAGAATATTTGTATGAATTTAGTTTTATATTATGGAATGGTTTGTTAATCTATTTACAAATACCGAATCGGTGGCACACATTGCAATCTTATATGCCATTGTGATTGCCGTTGGTGTTTATCTGGGAAAGATAAAAATATTCGGTATTTCACTTGGCGTCACGTTTGTCCTGTTTGCAGGCATCGTGCTTGGCCACATCTATCATTACTATGGATTGGAGGCGGCTCCTACCGACACGCTGACCTTCGTACAAGACTTCGGATTGATTCTGTTTGTCTTCATGATTGGTCTTCAGGTAGGCCCCGGCTTCTTTGAGAGTTTCGGTAAAGCAGGTATCAAGTTGAACGCTCTGGCTGCTTCGGCTATTGCATTAAACATCGTCGTGATGTTTGCCTGCTATTTTATCTTCTTCTACAGTCAGCACGACAACACCAATTTGCCGATGATGGTAGGAACGCTCTATGGTGCAGTGACCAACACACCTGGTCTTGGTGCTGCCAACGAAGCATTGGCTTCGCTCAAGGGTGTCTTCGGCGACAATCCTCCGCAGATAGCATCTGCTTATGCCTGTGCTTATCCTCTCGGTGTGCTTGGCATCATTGGCGCTACTATCGTGGTGCGCTACATCTGTCGTGTGAAATTGGAGAAGGAGGAAGAAGCACTCGAGCAAGAGGCAGGTGCGAAAGCCACACAGAAGCCTCACCACATGCATCTTGAGGTGTCTAACAAATACCTTGAGGGAAAGACCGTGCTGCAGGTACATAACTTCCTGAACCGCGACTTCGTCGTGTCGCGCATTCTTCACGAAGGTCATGTGTCTATTCCCAATCGCGACACTGTCTTTCACGTTGGCGACCAGATGTATATTGTCTGTGCAGAGGCCGACTATGAAGCCATTGTAGCCTTCATCGGCCCAGTGATCGAGGTTGACTGGGATCAGCAAGATCAGCCCTTAGTGTCTAAGCGTGTGTTGGTGACCAACCCCAAAATCAATGGTAAATCTTTCGGTCAGATGCACTTCTCGAGTGTCTATGGCGTCAACGTAACACGTGTCACACGTCATGGTATGGACATCTTTGCATCGCCAAGTCTCCCCTTGCAGGTCGGCGACCGCATCATGGTTGTTGGACCACAAGATGCTGTCGATCGTGTGGCTCATATCATGGGTAACTCTATCAAGCGTCTGGATGCTCCCAACATTGCCACTATTTTTATTGGCATCATCGTAGGCATCATCTTTGGTTCGCTACCCTTTGTGCCAGGAATGCCCCTGATGAAGTTAGGCATTGCCGGTGGACCGCTGATTATTGCCATCTTGATTGGTCGCTATGGCTACAAGGTGAAGTTGGTCACCTATACGACTACATCGGCCAACATGATGTTGCGAGAAATAGGTCTGGTCTTGTTTCTGGCATCTGTGGGCATCAAAGCCGGTGCCAACTTCTTTGACACCGTGATGACAGGCAACGGCGTGCTCTATGTCTTGACAGGTTTCCTGATCACGATCATACCTATATTAATTATAGGCCCCATCGCCCGACGTCTGAAGTTCAACTACTTCACCATCGCTGGTATGCTGGCAGGCACCTATACCGACCCCCCTGCATTGGCCTATGCCAACAGTATCTGTTCGAAAGAAGCTCCTGCCGTGGGCTACTCTACGGTATATCCTTTAGCTATGTTCCTGCGCATCCTTACAGCACAACTCATCGTGCTGTTCTGCTGCGGACAGTTTTAGACAGAAAATCAATTCAACTTATATAATTAATGCACACAATTAGACTTTGGCTTAGTTTAGCAATGTTTTCCTCATCGATGATGATGTTCGCTCAAGGAGCAAAGAACATCATCATCAGTGAGGTTCAAACTGCTAATGAAACAGGAATAGAAGATGCATTTGGCGCAAGACATGCTTGGGTGGAACTTGAAAACACATCTTTTTCTACCTACAATGTCAGAGGCATGTATATCGCTACCGACAAGGCGGTGCTCAACGCCCAATTGTCGGCGCCAGAACGCATCAAGAAGATGAGCGTCATCCCTTCGGGTGACGACCGGACAAACCTGGGAGCTCGCAAGCACTTGTTGCTTTTCTTGAATGCCAACCCAGCCAACAGTTTGCTCCATCTGTCTGCCCCTGTCAAACAGGGCGCATCACAGTGGATTGCACTTTATAATGCCAACGGTGTTGAGCTCATTGACTCTATCACCGTTCCTGCTTTAAGCGCTGATGCTTCTTACACTCTTGCGGACAGCAAGTGGACGGTGAGAGCAGCAGACGAGGTCACTCCTGGCGTATCTAACAGCATCATTACCGATGCTCCGAGAAAGTCAAAGATAGACAGATTCAAAGAAAACGACCCACACGGTTTTGCCATGGCATTCATGGCAATGGGCATCGTCTTCATGTGTCTGACCCTGCTTTGGCTGTTCTTCTGGCTGTTCGGCTTGTTGATGCGCCACATCGAGACAGCTAAGAAGGTGGTACACAGACAACCCATTAAGCCCATCACCAAAACGGTAGAAATGACCGCGGAGATTGGACATAAGACCAGCAACATCCTGCAAGAAGGTTTCGACAAGAAAGGCATTGACATGGAAGTCTATATGGCAGTCATCGGCATGGCGCTTCGCCAGTATGAGGATGATGTTCACGATGTGGAAAGTGGTGTTATCACCATCAAACCCAAGGACACCGAATGGGACGATGAATACACTCAAATGACTCATTTCCACAATCCCGTTCTTCCGTCAACGCCACACTCATCAAATATTCCTACAACACCCGAATTCATATAAAGATTATGAAAACATACCAGTACAAAGTCAAAGGCATTGACTATCAAGTTGAAATTGCCGAGGTAGAAGGAAATATCGCCAAAGTAAATGTGAATGGCATCCCCTTCGAGGTAGAACTGCAAAAGCCCATCAACGCAGCCAAACATCCTCAGATGAACACGCCCAAGGTTATGGCGCCAAAACCAGTATCAACTAATCCGACACCATCGTCACAGTCGGCAGCACCAGTGTCGTCGGCACCATCGGCCGAAGCTGGCTTCGCAGTCAAGTCGCCACTGCCAGGCACCATCACAGATGTGAAAGTACAGGTGGGGCAGCATGTCAATGCCGGCGACATCGTTCTGACACTCGAGGCCATGAAGATGCAAAACAATATCGAAGCCGAGGTGTCTGGCGATATCACGTCTATCACTGTGAAGCCAGGCGACACCGTCATGGAGGGTGCCGTATTGGTCACCATTGGAAAATAAGTGTATCTGTTAAGAGAGAAAAATTATGTGGCAATTCATTATAGAAAACTTCAATGAGTTCTTGACATACACAGGCTTTGCCAATGCATCTGTCGGCAACCTGATCATGATTGCTGTGGGGGCTGTTTTTATCTATCTTGCCATCAAGAAAGACTTCGAGCCCTTGCTGTTAGTTCCCATTGGCTTAGGCATCATCCTCGGCAACATACCCTTTCGTGCTGACGCAGGCCTCGAGATAGGACTATACGAAGACAACTCCGTACTGAACATCTTCTATCAAGGCGTTCGTCAAGGATGGTATCCACCCCTCATTTTCCTGGGCATTGGAGCCATGACCGACTTCTCGGCCCTCTTGGCCAATCCCAAGCTGATGCTCATTGGAGCTGCCGCCCAGTTTGGCATCTTCGGTGCCTATATGCTTGCACTTCTTTTAGGGTTCGAGCCCAATCAGGCTGCGGGCATTGCCATCATCGGTGGTGCCGACGGACCTACAGCCATTTTCCTCTCATCAAAGCTTTCACCCAACCTGATGGGCGCCATTGCCGTGTGTGCCTATTCCTATATGGCGCTGGTTCCATTGATCCAACCCCCATTGATGCGATTGCTCACCACCAAGAGCGAACGCATCATCAAGATGAAACCCAGTCGCGAAGTGTCGCAGACGGAACGCATTCTCTTTCCCATCATCGGGTTGCTCATCACAACATTTATTGTTCCCTCAGCCCTGCCACTGTTAGGCATGCTGTTCTTTGGCAACCTGCTGAAGGAGAGTGGCAAGACCACCCGTCTGGCCAAGACGGCTGGCAGTGCCCTCAACGACATCGTAGTCGTTCTGTTGGGCCTCACGGTTGGTTGCTCCACTCAGGCATCCGAGTTCTTGACGCTGAACACCGTCTTCATCTTTGCCATCGGTGCTTTTGCCTTTGCCATAGCCACCGCCAGCGGAGTGCTCTTTGTGAAGTTCATGAATCTATTCCTGCCCAAAGACAAAAAGCTGAACCCCCTGATTGGCAATGCCGGTGTCAGTGCCGTGCCAATGGCAGCTCGCATTTCCAACAACCTCGGATTGGAGTATGATCGTCACAACTTCCTGTTGATGCACGCCATGGGTCCCAAC
Proteins encoded in this region:
- a CDS encoding valine--tRNA ligase, whose translation is MEIASKYDPKEVEGKWYQYWLDNKLFSSKPDGREPYTIVIPPPNVTGVLHMGHMLNNTIQDILVRRARMEGKNACWVPGTDHASIATEAKVVKKLAAEGIKKHDLTREQFLKHAWEWTDEHGGIILKQLRRLGASCDWDRTAFTMDEKRSKSVIKVFVDLYRKGYIYRGLRMVNWDPKALTALSDEEVVYREEQSHLYYLKYYVAGDCHVDNTEGNVIHKDEKGYYAVVATTRPETIMGDTAMCINPKDPKNQWLKGRKVIVPLVNREIPVIEDRYVEIEFGTGCLKVTPAHDKNDNMLGKVHNLETIDIFNADGTISNESTMYVGMDRFDCRKQIVKDLEAAGLMEKVEDYTNKVGYSERNPDTAIEPRLSLQWFLKMQHFADIALPPVLNGEMHFYPQKYVNTYKNWLENIQDWCISRQLWWGHRIPAYYYAEEKFVVAETAEEALELARKESGNANLQMADLKQDEDALDTWFSSWLWPVSLFDGINNPGNEEINYYYPTSDLVTGPDIIFFWVARMIMAGEEYLGKFPFKNVYFTGIVRDKLGRKMSKSLGNSPDPIELIEKYGADGVRMGMMLSAPAGNDILFDESLCEQGRNFNNKIWNAFRLVKGWQVSDVAADNGNKQAVAWMEARIKQANVELQDHFAKYRISDALMTVYKLFWDEFSSWYLEMVKPAYINGQAQPIDKATYAATLRFFEILLKMLHPFMPFITEELWQALYERKDGESIMRDNLKLDAPTEADNQLVADVEQVKQVVSGVRMVRNQKNIAPKEKLSLQAVGQNHFEAYNDIITKMANLQDITVVESKDASAAAFMVGTDEFAVPVGDMIDIEEEIKKMEAQIAHLEGFQNSVKKKLSNERFVANAPEAVVALERKKLADSEEKIAALRESIAALKK
- a CDS encoding putative transporter; the protein is MEWFVNLFTNTESVAHIAILYAIVIAVGVYLGKIKIFGISLGVTFVLFAGIVLGHIYHYYGLEAAPTDTLTFVQDFGLILFVFMIGLQVGPGFFESFGKAGIKLNALAASAIALNIVVMFACYFIFFYSQHDNTNLPMMVGTLYGAVTNTPGLGAANEALASLKGVFGDNPPQIASAYACAYPLGVLGIIGATIVVRYICRVKLEKEEEALEQEAGAKATQKPHHMHLEVSNKYLEGKTVLQVHNFLNRDFVVSRILHEGHVSIPNRDTVFHVGDQMYIVCAEADYEAIVAFIGPVIEVDWDQQDQPLVSKRVLVTNPKINGKSFGQMHFSSVYGVNVTRVTRHGMDIFASPSLPLQVGDRIMVVGPQDAVDRVAHIMGNSIKRLDAPNIATIFIGIIVGIIFGSLPFVPGMPLMKLGIAGGPLIIAILIGRYGYKVKLVTYTTTSANMMLREIGLVLFLASVGIKAGANFFDTVMTGNGVLYVLTGFLITIIPILIIGPIARRLKFNYFTIAGMLAGTYTDPPALAYANSICSKEAPAVGYSTVYPLAMFLRILTAQLIVLFCCGQF
- a CDS encoding sodium ion-translocating decarboxylase subunit beta: MWQFIIENFNEFLTYTGFANASVGNLIMIAVGAVFIYLAIKKDFEPLLLVPIGLGIILGNIPFRADAGLEIGLYEDNSVLNIFYQGVRQGWYPPLIFLGIGAMTDFSALLANPKLMLIGAAAQFGIFGAYMLALLLGFEPNQAAGIAIIGGADGPTAIFLSSKLSPNLMGAIAVCAYSYMALVPLIQPPLMRLLTTKSERIIKMKPSREVSQTERILFPIIGLLITTFIVPSALPLLGMLFFGNLLKESGKTTRLAKTAGSALNDIVVVLLGLTVGCSTQASEFLTLNTVFIFAIGAFAFAIATASGVLFVKFMNLFLPKDKKLNPLIGNAGVSAVPMAARISNNLGLEYDRHNFLLMHAMGPNVAGVIGSAVAAGALLGFLS
- a CDS encoding biotin/lipoyl-containing protein, with amino-acid sequence MKTYQYKVKGIDYQVEIAEVEGNIAKVNVNGIPFEVELQKPINAAKHPQMNTPKVMAPKPVSTNPTPSSQSAAPVSSAPSAEAGFAVKSPLPGTITDVKVQVGQHVNAGDIVLTLEAMKMQNNIEAEVSGDITSITVKPGDTVMEGAVLVTIGK
- a CDS encoding lamin tail domain-containing protein; this encodes MMMFAQGAKNIIISEVQTANETGIEDAFGARHAWVELENTSFSTYNVRGMYIATDKAVLNAQLSAPERIKKMSVIPSGDDRTNLGARKHLLLFLNANPANSLLHLSAPVKQGASQWIALYNANGVELIDSITVPALSADASYTLADSKWTVRAADEVTPGVSNSIITDAPRKSKIDRFKENDPHGFAMAFMAMGIVFMCLTLLWLFFWLFGLLMRHIETAKKVVHRQPIKPITKTVEMTAEIGHKTSNILQEGFDKKGIDMEVYMAVIGMALRQYEDDVHDVESGVITIKPKDTEWDDEYTQMTHFHNPVLPSTPHSSNIPTTPEFI